Proteins found in one Abyssibius alkaniclasticus genomic segment:
- a CDS encoding cell wall hydrolase gives MSFFKNHRRGIALLLVLGLTVSGCARAYGTEVSLARNGFTQADVACMAEALYFEARGTGEEGRRAVGEVILNRVSDTRFPSSVCAVVDDECQFSYRCDQIPNDVFANPAAYGRAVDTALTLMTEQREDITSGALFFHAATMRPTSWFRTLPRVGTFGGNVFYRSS, from the coding sequence TTGTCTTTTTTCAAAAACCACCGGCGCGGCATCGCGCTTCTGTTAGTGCTGGGGCTTACCGTCTCGGGTTGTGCGCGCGCCTATGGAACCGAAGTTTCGCTGGCGCGCAACGGGTTTACGCAGGCCGATGTGGCCTGCATGGCCGAGGCGCTGTATTTCGAGGCGCGCGGCACCGGTGAAGAGGGCCGCCGCGCCGTGGGCGAGGTGATTTTGAACCGCGTTTCCGATACGCGCTTCCCGTCATCGGTTTGCGCGGTTGTCGATGATGAATGCCAGTTTTCCTATCGCTGCGACCAGATACCCAACGATGTATTCGCCAACCCCGCCGCCTATGGCCGCGCGGTCGATACCGCGCTGACCCTGATGACCGAGCAGCGCGAAGACATTACCTCGGGGGCGCTGTTCTTTCATGCGGCCACCATGCGGCCGACAAGCTGGTTCAGAACCTTGCCGCGCGTCGGCACGTTTGGCGGGAATGTCTTCTACCGCTCGTCCTAG
- the aspS gene encoding aspartate--tRNA ligase, whose protein sequence is MHAYRSHTCAALNAGHVGQDVRLAGWVHRVRDHGGVLFIDLRDHYGITQLIADGDSAAFAALEKLRAETVISIDGSVKARDAELINPNIPTGEVEIYVRAVTVLGATDDLPLPVFGEPDYPEETRLKYRFLDLRRETLHGNMMLRSNVVASIRKRMWAKGFNEFQTPILTASSPEGARDFLVPSRLHPGKFYALPQAPQQFKQLIMVSGFDKYFQIAPCFRDEDPRADRSPTDFYQLDLEMSFVEQQDVFDTIQPVIQGVFEEFGGGRKVATDWPQIAYRDALKWYGSDKPDLRNPIKMQDVSEHFAGSGFAIFAKILEQDGTEIRAIPAPTGGSRKFCDRMNSFAQKEGLPGMGYIFWRDQGEGMEAAGPLAKNIGPERTEAIRQQLGLNVGDAAFFLGGKPKAFEAVAGRARNVIGSELGLSETDTFRFAWIVDFPIYEKDEESGTIDFEHNPFSMPQGGLEALQGDPLDVLGYQYDLACNGYELVSGAIRNHKPEIMFKAFEIAGYGRDEVEKRFGGMVNAFRFGAPPHGGCAAGIDRIVMLLADEQNIRQVIMFPMNQRAEDLMMGAPSEPTNEQMRELNLRSIPRD, encoded by the coding sequence ATGCACGCCTATCGTTCACATACCTGCGCCGCCTTGAATGCGGGCCATGTCGGGCAGGATGTCCGCCTTGCGGGCTGGGTGCATCGGGTGCGCGACCACGGCGGGGTGCTGTTCATCGATCTGCGCGATCATTACGGCATTACCCAGCTTATTGCCGATGGCGATTCCGCGGCCTTTGCAGCACTCGAAAAACTGCGCGCCGAAACGGTGATCAGCATCGATGGCAGCGTGAAGGCGCGCGATGCAGAACTGATCAACCCCAACATCCCCACCGGCGAGGTGGAGATCTATGTGCGCGCCGTCACCGTGCTGGGTGCCACCGACGATCTGCCGCTGCCGGTGTTCGGCGAGCCGGATTATCCCGAGGAAACCCGGCTGAAATACCGCTTTCTCGACCTGCGCCGCGAAACGCTGCATGGCAATATGATGCTGCGCTCCAACGTTGTCGCCTCCATCCGCAAGCGCATGTGGGCCAAAGGGTTCAACGAGTTTCAAACCCCTATCCTGACGGCAAGCTCGCCCGAAGGCGCACGCGACTTTCTGGTGCCAAGCCGCCTGCATCCCGGCAAGTTCTACGCACTGCCCCAGGCCCCGCAGCAGTTCAAACAGCTTATCATGGTGTCGGGCTTTGACAAATACTTCCAGATCGCGCCGTGTTTTCGCGATGAAGACCCGCGCGCCGACCGCTCGCCCACCGATTTCTACCAGCTCGACCTTGAGATGAGCTTTGTCGAGCAGCAGGACGTGTTTGACACGATCCAGCCGGTTATTCAGGGCGTGTTCGAAGAGTTTGGCGGCGGGCGCAAAGTGGCGACCGACTGGCCGCAAATCGCCTATCGCGATGCGCTGAAATGGTATGGCTCCGACAAGCCCGACCTGCGCAACCCGATCAAGATGCAGGATGTCTCCGAACATTTTGCAGGCTCGGGCTTTGCGATTTTCGCGAAGATTCTGGAACAGGACGGCACGGAAATCCGCGCCATTCCGGCACCCACAGGCGGCAGCCGCAAGTTCTGCGACCGCATGAACAGCTTCGCCCAGAAGGAAGGCTTGCCCGGCATGGGCTATATCTTCTGGCGTGATCAGGGCGAGGGGATGGAAGCCGCCGGCCCGCTGGCCAAGAACATCGGGCCGGAGCGGACCGAGGCGATCCGCCAGCAGTTGGGCCTGAATGTTGGCGATGCCGCCTTCTTCCTTGGCGGTAAACCCAAGGCGTTCGAGGCGGTTGCGGGGCGTGCGCGCAATGTGATCGGTTCCGAGCTTGGCTTGTCTGAGACCGACACTTTCCGCTTTGCCTGGATTGTCGACTTCCCGATTTACGAGAAGGACGAAGAAAGCGGCACGATCGACTTCGAGCATAACCCGTTTTCCATGCCGCAAGGCGGGCTGGAGGCGCTGCAGGGCGATCCGCTCGATGTGCTTGGCTACCAGTATGACCTTGCCTGCAATGGCTACGAGCTTGTGTCAGGTGCCATCCGCAACCACAAGCCCGAGATCATGTTCAAAGCCTTTGAAATTGCCGGTTATGGCCGCGACGAGGTTGAAAAACGCTTTGGCGGCATGGTCAACGCCTTTCGCTTTGGCGCACCGCCACATGGCGGTTGTGCTGCGGGGATTGACCGGATTGTCATGCTGCTGGCCGATGAGCAGAATATCCGTCAGGTCATCATGTTCCCGATGAACCAGCGCGCGGAAGACCTGATGATGGGCGCGCCATCCGAGCCGACCAACGAGCAGATGCGCGAATTGAACCTGCGCAGCATTCCGCGTGACTGA
- the carB gene encoding carbamoyl-phosphate synthase large subunit has translation MPKRTDISSIMIIGAGPIVIGQACEFDYSGAQACKALREEGYRVILVNSNPATIMTDPDMADATYIEPITPDMVARIIEKERPDALLPTMGGQTGLNTALALDDMGVLEKFGVELIGARREAIEMAEDRKLFREAMDRIGIENPRATIIAAPKLENGKYDRKAGLAEAMAAIEFVGLPAIIRPAFTMGGTGGGVAYNREDYEKICASGLAASPVAQILVDESLLGWKEYEMEVVRDTADNAIIICSIENVDPMGVHTGDSITVAPALTLTDKEYQLMRSHSINVLREIGVETGGSNVQWAVNPADGRMVVIEMNPRVSRSSALASKATGFPIAKVAAKLAVGYTLDELDNDITKVTPASFEPSIDYVVTKIPRFAFEKFPGAKDDLTTAMKSVGEAMAIGRTIHESLQKALASMETGLTGFDEIEIEGEGEGALIAALSKVTPDRIRVIAQAMRMGGSDDLIHSVTRFDPWFLARIREIVDAEAEIRANGLPDSAEALRGLKMLGFSDARLARLTGLDEATIRATRGRLGVHASFKRIDTCAAEFEAQTPYMYSTYEAPAMGEVECESRPSDRKKVVILGGGPNRIGQGIEFDYCCCHACYALSDAGYETIMVNCNPETVSTDYDTSDRLYFEPLTLECVLEILRTEQQNGSLHGVIVQFGGQTPLKLADALQDAGIPILGTTPDAIDLAEDRERFQQLLTSLGLKQPVNGIASTDAQAFEIAGKVGYPLVIRPSYVLGGRAMEIVRDTEQLKRYITNAVTVSGDSPVLLDSYLTGAIEVDVDALSDGKSVHVAGIMEHIEEAGVHSGDSACCLPPHSLSPETVAELKRQTVQMALALNVVGLMNVQFAIKGDDIYVLEVNPRASRTVPFVAKATDSAIASIAARLMAGEPLANFPQRAPYPAGVGPDTPLPLMDKLTLADPITPWFSVKEAVLPFARFPGVDTLLGPEMRSTGEVMGWDRTFALAFLKAQMGAGVDLPTEGRVFISIKDSDKTEALADAARSLVALGYELVATRGTANFLNTAGAPCTLVNKVYEGRPNIVDMLKNNDIALVFNTTEGSQAINDSREIRAVALMDKIPYFTTAAGSISAVAAIRARAEGDVSVRTLQG, from the coding sequence ATGCCGAAAAGAACCGATATTTCTTCCATTATGATCATCGGCGCGGGCCCTATCGTGATTGGGCAGGCTTGCGAGTTTGACTATTCCGGCGCCCAAGCCTGCAAGGCTTTGCGCGAGGAAGGCTACCGTGTCATCCTTGTGAACTCCAACCCCGCCACCATCATGACCGACCCGGACATGGCCGATGCCACCTATATTGAGCCGATCACGCCCGACATGGTGGCCCGCATCATTGAAAAAGAGCGCCCCGATGCGCTGCTGCCCACAATGGGCGGGCAGACGGGGCTGAACACCGCGCTGGCGCTGGATGATATGGGCGTGCTGGAAAAATTCGGGGTCGAGCTGATCGGCGCACGCCGTGAAGCCATTGAAATGGCCGAAGACCGCAAGCTGTTTCGCGAAGCGATGGACCGGATCGGGATTGAGAACCCCCGCGCCACGATCATCGCCGCCCCCAAGCTTGAGAATGGCAAATATGACCGTAAGGCCGGTCTGGCCGAGGCGATGGCGGCGATTGAATTCGTCGGCCTGCCCGCCATCATCCGCCCCGCCTTTACAATGGGCGGCACCGGCGGGGGCGTGGCCTATAACCGTGAGGATTACGAGAAGATCTGTGCGAGCGGCCTTGCCGCCTCGCCCGTGGCGCAAATTCTGGTCGACGAGTCTCTGCTCGGCTGGAAGGAATACGAGATGGAGGTGGTGCGCGACACGGCCGACAATGCCATCATCATCTGCTCCATTGAGAATGTGGACCCGATGGGTGTGCATACCGGCGACAGCATCACCGTCGCCCCGGCCCTGACGCTGACCGACAAGGAATACCAGCTGATGCGCAGCCATTCCATCAACGTGCTGCGCGAGATTGGCGTGGAAACCGGCGGCTCCAACGTGCAATGGGCGGTGAACCCGGCCGATGGCCGCATGGTGGTCATCGAGATGAACCCGCGTGTGAGCCGCTCCTCGGCACTCGCCTCCAAAGCCACGGGCTTTCCGATTGCGAAGGTCGCCGCGAAGCTGGCCGTGGGCTACACGCTTGATGAGCTTGACAATGACATCACCAAGGTCACGCCCGCGAGCTTTGAGCCGAGCATCGACTATGTTGTCACCAAAATCCCGCGCTTTGCGTTTGAAAAGTTCCCCGGTGCGAAGGATGACCTGACCACCGCCATGAAATCGGTCGGCGAGGCGATGGCCATTGGCCGCACGATCCACGAGAGCTTGCAAAAAGCACTGGCCAGCATGGAAACCGGCCTCACCGGTTTTGATGAGATCGAGATCGAGGGTGAAGGTGAAGGCGCGCTGATCGCCGCGCTTTCCAAAGTCACCCCCGACCGGATTCGCGTGATTGCGCAAGCCATGCGCATGGGCGGTTCGGATGATCTGATTCATTCCGTCACCAGGTTCGACCCCTGGTTCCTTGCCCGTATCCGCGAGATAGTGGATGCCGAGGCCGAGATCCGCGCCAATGGCCTGCCTGATAGCGCCGAAGCCCTGCGCGGCCTTAAGATGCTGGGCTTTTCCGATGCCCGCCTTGCCAGGCTGACCGGGCTGGACGAGGCCACAATCCGCGCCACGCGAGGCCGGCTGGGCGTTCATGCGAGCTTCAAGCGCATCGACACTTGCGCCGCCGAGTTCGAGGCGCAGACCCCCTATATGTATTCCACCTACGAAGCCCCGGCGATGGGCGAGGTGGAATGCGAATCGCGCCCGTCCGACCGCAAGAAAGTCGTCATTCTCGGCGGTGGCCCCAACCGGATCGGGCAGGGCATCGAGTTTGACTATTGCTGCTGCCATGCCTGCTATGCGCTGTCCGATGCAGGCTATGAGACGATCATGGTCAACTGCAACCCGGAAACGGTTTCGACCGATTATGACACGTCCGACCGTTTGTATTTCGAGCCGCTCACGCTGGAATGCGTTCTGGAAATTCTGCGCACCGAGCAGCAGAATGGCTCGCTGCACGGCGTTATCGTGCAATTCGGCGGCCAGACCCCGTTGAAGCTGGCCGATGCGCTGCAGGACGCGGGCATCCCGATTCTGGGCACCACGCCCGATGCGATTGACTTGGCTGAAGACCGCGAGCGCTTCCAGCAATTGCTGACCAGCCTTGGGTTGAAACAGCCGGTGAACGGCATCGCCAGCACCGATGCGCAGGCGTTTGAAATTGCCGGCAAGGTCGGCTATCCGCTGGTCATCCGCCCGTCATATGTGCTGGGGGGGCGGGCGATGGAGATTGTGCGCGATACCGAGCAGCTCAAACGTTACATCACCAATGCTGTTACGGTTTCGGGCGACAGCCCCGTGCTGCTCGACAGCTATCTGACCGGCGCGATCGAGGTGGATGTCGATGCGCTGTCCGATGGCAAATCGGTGCATGTGGCTGGAATCATGGAACATATTGAAGAGGCTGGCGTGCATTCGGGCGATTCTGCCTGCTGCCTGCCGCCGCATTCGCTTTCGCCCGAAACCGTGGCCGAGTTGAAGCGCCAGACCGTGCAAATGGCGCTGGCGCTGAATGTCGTGGGCCTGATGAATGTGCAATTCGCCATCAAGGGCGACGATATTTATGTGCTGGAGGTGAACCCGCGCGCCAGCCGCACCGTGCCCTTTGTCGCCAAGGCGACCGATAGCGCGATTGCCTCGATCGCCGCGCGGCTTATGGCGGGCGAGCCGCTTGCAAATTTCCCGCAGCGCGCGCCCTACCCTGCTGGCGTTGGCCCCGACACGCCCTTGCCATTGATGGACAAGCTCACCCTGGCCGACCCGATCACGCCGTGGTTCTCGGTCAAGGAGGCGGTGCTGCCCTTTGCCCGCTTCCCCGGTGTCGACACGCTGCTTGGCCCCGAAATGCGCTCCACCGGCGAGGTGATGGGCTGGGACCGCACCTTCGCGCTGGCCTTCCTGAAGGCGCAAATGGGGGCGGGCGTTGATCTGCCAACCGAGGGCCGTGTGTTCATCTCGATCAAGGATTCCGACAAGACCGAGGCGCTGGCCGACGCGGCGCGCAGCCTTGTTGCACTGGGCTATGAGCTGGTCGCCACGCGCGGCACGGCGAATTTCCTCAATACGGCTGGCGCGCCCTGCACGCTGGTCAACAAGGTCTATGAAGGGCGCCCGAACATTGTCGATATGCTGAAAAACAACGACATCGCGCTGGTGTTCAACACTACCGAGGGCAGCCAGGCGATCAATGACAGCCGTGAAATTCGTGCCGTCGCGCTGATGGACAAGATCCCCTATTTCACCACGGCGGCGGGCAGCATTTCGGCGGTTGCCGCGATTCGCGCGCGCGCCGAAGGCGATGTCAGCGTGCGCACGCTTCAGGGATAG